The following proteins are co-located in the Neodiprion virginianus isolate iyNeoVirg1 chromosome 6, iyNeoVirg1.1, whole genome shotgun sequence genome:
- the LOC124306749 gene encoding trypsin-like isoform X1 — protein sequence MLRYFTLVSLLALCRGFESITTFPEGSVEPLPLKTNDAPKSRIVGGQTTTIANYPWAVSLQHEWEEYTYDTIHFCTGTIINKDWILATGVCALMIESENVTIRVGSDYFHEGGTVHEIEYAIFHPEFNETTQDYDLALLRLNTSLTLSNSVQAVKLPSLNQNYPEGTIFSMASWGASVFLGDMTTQLQYISLPTITTELCQTVYFDRITDRMFCSYEEYVGMCIGDTGAAAVVDGVLIGIASWDYACSSYGYPGVYANVSVMVDWITEVSSSSSPAPLFCLVAGLAILLRSEA from the exons ATGCTGCGCTACTTCACGCTAGTTAGCCTCCTGGCACTGTGTCGCGGATTTGAAAGTATAACAA CTTTTCCGGAAGGGTCGGTCGAACCATTACCTTTGAAAACCAATGACGCGCCGAAGTCGCGAATCGTTGGTGGCCAGACAACAACGATAGCAAATTATCCGTGGGCG GTTTCCCTGCAGCACGAATGGGAGGAATACACGTACGACACGATCCATTTTTGCACCGGCACCATAATCAATAAAGACTGGATTCTGGCCACGGGAGTATGCGCTCTCAT GATAGAATCCGAGAACGTGACCATCAGAGTCGGCAGCGACTACTTCCACGAGGGAGGAACAGTTCACGAAATCGAATACGCCATCTTCCATCCTGAGTTCAACGAGACCACACAGGACTACGACCTGGCTTTGCTGAGG TTAAACACCAGTCTGACGCTGTCCAACTCAGTTCAGGCAGTCAAGCTGCCGAGTCTGAACCAAAATTATCCAGAAGGAACAATTTTCTCGATGGCCAGTTGGGGTGCATCCGTC TTTCTCGGCGACATGACTACCCAGCTACAGTACATAAGTCTTCCAACGATCACAACCGAGCTGTGCCAGACCGTGTACTTCGATCGCATAACCGATAGAATGTTCTGCTCGTACGAAGAGTACGTAGGAATGTGCATCGGGGATACAGGGGCAGCGGCGGTGGTGGACGGAGTCCTGATAG GAATCGCGTCCTGGGACTACGCCTGTTCGTCCTACGGCTACCCTGGGGTCTATGCAAACGTCTCGGTGATGGTCGACTGGATTACGGAAGTCTCCTCATCCTCGTCGCCGGCTCCTCTCTTCTGCCTGGTGGCAGGCCTGGCGATTCTCCTGCGCTCCGAGGCGTAG
- the LOC124307233 gene encoding transmembrane protease serine 9-like: protein MKRELLLGVILALAACGAEGGISRFSEGRIVGGEATTIEEHPYQVSIIYNNEHVCGGSLISSRWILTAAHCIDGLTTSLLNVRAGSTYRSSGGTLITSISSVIIHEYYDEDSYDYDVGLMQLTSALALSTTVATVTLPSSSYTIDIGTQCTVAGWGKMSYGGTLSETLLYLTVPIVSQTSCSATYIYRNTVTDQMICAGYTTGTMDTCQGDSGGPLVYNGIQVGIVSWGAECATVGYPGVYTRVSAIREWITKRASNNAVTMYLNSLFTELTMIVRCFILLVSYTGYLQGTEQASRIVGGSYTSIEQYPYQASLQRNGHHVCGGSIISNTWILTAAHCIRNYSHTVFKVRTGSSYYDSGGRLTSVACILVNENFDLITLDYDIAAVELTRPLAFNSHTLPIALATRAQVLRVGQVATVTGWGTTMSSGTLSRRLQKVDLPLIAWADCLKSYVEHPITERMLCAGHLHTGGRDACQGDSGGPIVLNGKLIGIVSWGFGCAQPSYPGVYTRVLYFRDWIEYNTNL from the exons ATGAAACGTGAACTATTGCTGGGTGTAATTCTCGCGCTTGCCGCCTGCG GCGCGGAGGGCGGTATCTCTCGCTTTTCGGAGGGCAGGATTGTCGGTGGTGAAGCGACAACCATCGAAGAACATCCTTACCAG GTGTCGATTATTTACAACAACGAACACGTTTGCGGTGGGTCACTGATAAGCAGTCGATGGATCTTGACTGCTGCGCACTGTATCGATGG ACTCACCACAAGTCTGTTGAATGTCCGGGCTGGAAGCACGTACAGAAGCAGCGGAGGGACTTTGATCACTTCAATCTCCTCGGTGATCATCCACGAATATTATGACGAGGACAGCTACGACTATGACGTTGGATTGATGCAG TTGACATCCGCTCTGGCATTGTCCACGACAGTAGCCACGGTCACTCTGCCATCGTCAAGCTACACCATAGATATTGGAACACAATGCACAGTGGCTGGATGGGGAAAAATGTCG TACGGAGGCACGCTTTCGGAGACTCTGCTTTACTTGACCGTTCCAATCGTCAGCCAGACGTCCTGTTCAGCCACTTATATTTACCGGAACACCGTCACGGATCAAATGATCTGCGCTGGCTACACTACCGGTACCATGGATACTTGTCAG GGTGATTCCGGAGGGCCACTTGTCTACAACGGTATCCAGGTCGGGATCGTTTCCTGGGGAGCGGAATGCGCGACCGTTGGTTATCCCGGGGTTTACACGCGAGTCTCTGCGATCCGAGAATGGATCACAAAGCGTGCCAGTA ACAACGCCGTTACGATGTATCTAAATAGTTTATTCACCGAGCTGACGATGATCGTCCGCTGCTTCATACTTCTTGTCAGTTACACCGGCTATCTTCAAG GCACTGAACAAGCCAGTCGCATTGTCGGTGGAAGCTACACATCCATAGAGCAGTATCCTTACCAg GCGTCCTTGCAACGTAATGGTCATCACGTCTGTGGCGGTTCAATCATCAGTAACACTTGGATTCTGACCGCCGCGCATTGCATCCGCAA CTACAGCCACACCGTATTCAAGGTCAGGACGGGGTCGTCTTACTACGACAGCGGCGGAAGGCTGACTTCCGTGGCGTGTATTTTGGTGAACGAGAACTTCGATTTGATCACCCTTGACTACGACATTGCGGCAGTAGAG CTGACCAGACCTCTGGCATTCAATAGCCACACACTTCCGATTGCTCTCGCCACGAGGGCACAAGTTCTTCGGGTCGGTCAGGTGGCTACAGTAACCGGGTGGGGAACGACGATGTCCTCCGGAACTCTCTCGAGGCGGTTGCAGAAGGTCGACTTACCGCTGATAGCCTGGGCCGATTGCCTCAAGAGTTACGTGGAACACCCGATCACCGAGCGGATGTTGTGCGCCGGCCATCTTCATACTGGTGGCCGAGACGCGTGTCAG GGCGACAGCGGCGGTCCTATAGTTCTCAATGGAAAATTGATCGGTATCGTATCTTGGGGATTTGGATGCGCTCAGCCGTCTTATCCGGGAGTTTATACGAGAGTGTTATACTTCCGCGACTGGATCGAGTACAATACAAACCTGTGA
- the LOC124306751 gene encoding trypsin-1-like translates to MSNSLSELVLSIIAVLFYGIAFANSESADISEYPYHVSVEYNNSHSCSGALITELWVVTVASCVHRNGATNLTVRFATTIASTGGEQLEVRFVIVHPDFDSISYDYDIALLKLRVPLQFGDGKLPIVLPSSEYEIADETAANVTGWIMDTQGNPASQLTVVSTPTVNQTICKSSLPAFKDLLDSMLCAGHMNADAEVCQGDLGAPLVHEEILVGILSYGLGCTVPTFPTVYTRIDSFVTWIFDHTGTIIY, encoded by the exons ATGTCcaactcattgtcagagcTCGTTCTCTCGATAATTGCTGTTCTGTTTTACG GCATCGCCTTCGCGAATTCCGAGAGTGCGGACATATCGGAGTATCCCTATCAC GTTTCCGTCGAGTACAATAACTCTCACAGCTGTAGCGGCGCTTTGATAACCGAACTCTGGGTGGTGACAGTGGCTTCTTGTGTGCACCG AAATGGCGCGACGAATCTCACCGTCAGATTTGCAACGACGATTGCGTCAACTGGTGGAGAACAGTTGGAAGTCAGATTCGTCATCGTTCACCCGGACTTCGATTCGATCTCTTACGACTACGATATCGCCTTGTTGAAG CTGCGTGTCCCGCTGCAATTCGGCGATGGTAAGCTGCCGATCGTGCTGCCTTCTTCGGAATATGAAATCGCCGATGAAACAGCCGCCAACGTAACGGGCTGGATCATGGACACG CAAGGTAATCCAGCATCCCAGTTGACCGTGGTTTCGACTCCAACGGTCAACCAAACGATCTGCAAATCCAGCCTACCTGCTTTCAAGGATCTTCTGGATTCGATGCTTTGCGCTGGACACATGAACGCAGACGCGGAGGTTTGTCAG GGAGACTTGGGAGCGCCGCTGGTGCACGAGGAGATTTTAGTCGGAATTTTGTCATACGGATTGGGTTGCACAGTTCCAACATTTCCGACAGTCTACACAAGGATCGACAGTTTTGTCACATGGATCTTTGACCACACGGGGActataatttattga
- the LOC124306750 gene encoding trypsin-1-like has product MFQLAVICALLVTCGLGSPASWRKPRLLDGRIVGGVDAKIEDHPYQLSFQQYGQHFCGAALISSKWAITAAHCIGSSTKYYRVSAGSSNKSNGTQYAIASMIRHPKFDSYAIDFDLALLELDSDVEFHETVQPVSLPDSEVEAGTIVNVTGWGALRQGGSAARSLQRVSVQIVPRDLCAKAYKQFNVITQRMICAGDMAEGGKDSCQGDSGGPLVADGILYGIVSWGYGCAKPGFPGVYTNVADFREWIRGETGI; this is encoded by the exons ATGTTTCAACTCGCTGTCATCTGCGCGCTTCTCGTTACCTGCGGCCTGG GATCCCCGGCATCGTGGCGGAAGCCGCGACTACTCGACGGGCGAATCGTCGGCGGTGTTGACGCGAAGATCGAGGATCATCCATACCAATTGTCGTTCCAGCAATACGGGCAGCATTTTTGCGGAGCAGCGTTGATCAGTTCTAAATGGGCCATCACCGCCGCTCACTGTATCGG gTCATCCACCAAGTACTATCGCGTAAGCGCCGGAAGCTCGAACAAATCCAATGGCACACAGTATGCGATTGCCAGCATGATTCGTCATCCCAAGTTCGACTCTTACGCCATTGATTTCGACCTAGCTCTTCTGGAG CTCGATAGCGACGTCGAATTCCACGAAACCGTCCAGCCGGTTTCCCTACCTGATTCCGAGGTCGAGGCTGGCACCATTGTCAACGTGACCGGATGGGGAGCGCTCAGG CAAGGCGGAAGCGCCGCAAGATCGCTGCAGAGGGTCAGCGTGCAAATAGTCCCCCGAGACTTGTGCGCCAAGGCCTATAAGCAGTTCAACGTTATAACTCAGAGGATGATATGCGCCGGCGACATGGCGGAGGGAGGCAAGGACTCCTGTCAGGGTGATTCAGGGGGTCCCCTGGTCGCGGACGGCATCCTCTACGGCATCGTGTCCTGGGGCTACGGCTGCGCAAAGCCTGGCTTTCCGGGCGTCTACACAAACGTGGCCGACTTTCGGGAATGGATCAGAGGAGAGACCGGTATCTGA
- the LOC124306749 gene encoding trypsin-like isoform X2 — MLRYFTLVSLLALCRGFETFPEGSVEPLPLKTNDAPKSRIVGGQTTTIANYPWAVSLQHEWEEYTYDTIHFCTGTIINKDWILATGVCALMIESENVTIRVGSDYFHEGGTVHEIEYAIFHPEFNETTQDYDLALLRLNTSLTLSNSVQAVKLPSLNQNYPEGTIFSMASWGASVFLGDMTTQLQYISLPTITTELCQTVYFDRITDRMFCSYEEYVGMCIGDTGAAAVVDGVLIGIASWDYACSSYGYPGVYANVSVMVDWITEVSSSSSPAPLFCLVAGLAILLRSEA; from the exons ATGCTGCGCTACTTCACGCTAGTTAGCCTCCTGGCACTGTGTCGCGGATTTGAAA CTTTTCCGGAAGGGTCGGTCGAACCATTACCTTTGAAAACCAATGACGCGCCGAAGTCGCGAATCGTTGGTGGCCAGACAACAACGATAGCAAATTATCCGTGGGCG GTTTCCCTGCAGCACGAATGGGAGGAATACACGTACGACACGATCCATTTTTGCACCGGCACCATAATCAATAAAGACTGGATTCTGGCCACGGGAGTATGCGCTCTCAT GATAGAATCCGAGAACGTGACCATCAGAGTCGGCAGCGACTACTTCCACGAGGGAGGAACAGTTCACGAAATCGAATACGCCATCTTCCATCCTGAGTTCAACGAGACCACACAGGACTACGACCTGGCTTTGCTGAGG TTAAACACCAGTCTGACGCTGTCCAACTCAGTTCAGGCAGTCAAGCTGCCGAGTCTGAACCAAAATTATCCAGAAGGAACAATTTTCTCGATGGCCAGTTGGGGTGCATCCGTC TTTCTCGGCGACATGACTACCCAGCTACAGTACATAAGTCTTCCAACGATCACAACCGAGCTGTGCCAGACCGTGTACTTCGATCGCATAACCGATAGAATGTTCTGCTCGTACGAAGAGTACGTAGGAATGTGCATCGGGGATACAGGGGCAGCGGCGGTGGTGGACGGAGTCCTGATAG GAATCGCGTCCTGGGACTACGCCTGTTCGTCCTACGGCTACCCTGGGGTCTATGCAAACGTCTCGGTGATGGTCGACTGGATTACGGAAGTCTCCTCATCCTCGTCGCCGGCTCCTCTCTTCTGCCTGGTGGCAGGCCTGGCGATTCTCCTGCGCTCCGAGGCGTAG